One genomic region from Kamptonema formosum PCC 6407 encodes:
- a CDS encoding SdrD B-like domain-containing protein produces MATYTVTTNADSGVGTLRDAIAQANSNAGADEILFNLTTGNPNETINLLSPLPNLTDNAGTLINAWSQGGPTYTGTPLIELNGTGAGAGANGLSISSSNNTVQGLAINRFTENGILIASGTNNVIQGNYIGTDLTGTVASPNNNYGLLIWSANNTIGGTLPSARNIISGNNRFGIIIQGGNANENEVLNNFIGTDYTGNNNLGNNWRGVHISDGAKSNEIRDNFISGNDRSGNTDSGDDANIGIEGVGTNNNIVVGNFIGTNATGTGLAGGAPAVIGTPPSGGQRGILITGGAQSNIIGGTAAGDRNIISGHLQSGIEIRNNNSSGNQIIGNYIGTDAAGTGALANRLNGIFINGGNNTQIGGTGTNEGNIIANNGAAGVNIPVGTGNSIQGNSISDNVDLGITLTNSNQPKANNDFIGGNDGQNYPNLLSAFLGSNNTVITGELTAAANTSFRIEFFANNAADPSGNGEGETFLGFTNVNTDNAGNANISFTHPALLTSQYIAATATNLDLNTGTNNTSEFSNSLPVDTLSISGLKFHDINGNGLQDLGETGLPNWQFQLLDSSGVLIADTTSDANGQYEFDNVLPGDYSLEEVLQSGWTQTVAPNAINLTNADLTDNNFGNFQNISISGIKFEDNNGDGIQNANETGLDNWQINLLDATTETVLETTTTTTGGNYSFIDLEPGNYRVREVNQNGWLQTTPNPNDIVAESGNIYTDIDFGNLQKLAQIEVLDPTNNNIIDGTNNAVDFGSTFVNTPLTKRFTIKNIGTDDLNLSIPSLPTGFSIVGNFPNLIAPNQLVTFDIALNAASIGTKNGILQFVNSDTNNTPFDFPIIGTVVGTPTPTPTPTPTGTPTPTPIPTGTPTPTGTPTPTPIPTGTPTPTGTPTPTPIPTGTPTPTATPTPTPLPTGTPTPTPTPTGTPTPTGTPTPTGTPTPTGTPTPTGTPTPTGTPTPTPIPTGTPTPTGTPTPTPTPPETPTPTPTATPIPTSTNTPIPTPTPSGTPTPTATPTPSGTPTPTETINSSPFSSLTNSDIPCLCGEIVRPDLNKPNAVDNIIYSNNTSNNTNSIQFGTLENDAFHGRDSGNIFHAKLGNDNLYGGNSKDILNGNEGSDFIDGSKGNDFILGGKNNDILLGGEGQDSILGNRGQDSINGGEKNDLINGNQGDDFIDGGKGNDSLFGGKNNDVLIGSRGEDSLWGNLGDDTLCGSQANDYLSGNGNNDIIDGCGGNDTIYGGKGNDTLLGCGGDDILYGDLGNDTLIGDSGNDVFVLGVGQGLDIIADFTKGEDLLGLSGGLTFNQLNITQVESATLISNSIGGEVLALLSGVQASQIGSFDFKL; encoded by the coding sequence ATGGCTACCTATACAGTAACCACTAACGCTGACAGTGGTGTTGGCACATTGCGAGATGCGATCGCACAAGCAAATAGCAATGCGGGCGCAGACGAGATCCTTTTCAATCTCACTACAGGCAATCCAAACGAGACAATAAACCTCTTATCTCCCTTACCCAATCTCACAGACAACGCAGGTACGTTAATTAATGCCTGGAGTCAAGGGGGGCCAACTTACACCGGTACACCCCTAATCGAACTCAACGGCACAGGTGCCGGTGCCGGTGCAAACGGTTTGTCTATCTCTTCATCCAACAATACCGTGCAGGGTTTGGCGATCAATCGGTTCACTGAAAACGGGATTTTGATCGCTTCGGGAACTAACAACGTTATTCAAGGTAACTATATAGGTACCGATCTCACCGGGACAGTTGCCTCACCGAACAATAATTATGGCCTATTGATTTGGAGTGCTAACAACACCATCGGCGGAACTCTACCATCAGCGCGGAATATTATCTCCGGCAACAATCGGTTTGGAATAATAATTCAAGGTGGCAATGCCAATGAAAATGAAGTATTAAACAACTTTATTGGCACCGATTACACGGGTAATAATAACTTAGGCAACAATTGGCGGGGAGTGCACATTAGCGACGGTGCAAAAAGTAATGAGATTCGAGATAATTTCATTTCTGGCAACGATCGCTCAGGAAATACCGACAGCGGAGATGATGCCAACATTGGAATTGAGGGTGTAGGCACTAATAATAACATTGTAGTAGGCAATTTTATTGGCACAAATGCTACAGGTACGGGTTTAGCTGGGGGCGCTCCAGCAGTTATCGGCACACCTCCTTCAGGAGGGCAACGGGGCATCTTGATTACCGGAGGTGCTCAAAGTAACATAATTGGGGGAACAGCAGCAGGCGATCGCAACATCATTTCTGGCCATCTGCAAAGCGGCATTGAAATCCGCAATAATAACTCATCAGGAAATCAAATTATTGGCAATTACATCGGCACAGATGCAGCCGGTACTGGTGCGCTTGCTAACCGTCTAAATGGGATATTCATTAATGGTGGAAATAACACTCAAATTGGCGGTACGGGTACAAATGAGGGCAATATTATCGCTAATAACGGTGCGGCAGGTGTCAATATTCCCGTCGGCACTGGTAACAGTATTCAAGGCAACTCCATTAGTGATAATGTAGATTTAGGTATTACCCTAACCAACAGCAATCAACCGAAAGCTAATAATGATTTCATCGGCGGCAATGATGGTCAAAATTATCCCAATTTATTATCAGCCTTTCTCGGTAGTAACAACACGGTAATTACAGGGGAATTAACTGCTGCTGCTAATACTAGCTTCCGCATAGAATTCTTTGCCAATAATGCTGCCGATCCTTCTGGAAATGGAGAAGGAGAAACATTTTTAGGTTTTACAAACGTCAACACTGACAATGCTGGTAATGCCAATATCAGCTTTACGCATCCCGCTTTATTAACAAGTCAATATATCGCAGCTACTGCCACTAATCTCGATCTGAATACTGGCACAAATAACACCTCAGAGTTTTCCAATTCTCTACCAGTTGATACCTTAAGTATTAGCGGTTTAAAATTCCATGATATTAATGGTAATGGATTGCAAGACTTAGGCGAAACCGGACTTCCAAATTGGCAATTTCAATTGCTTGATAGTTCAGGGGTTTTAATCGCTGATACTACCTCAGATGCTAATGGTCAATACGAATTTGACAATGTTTTACCAGGTGATTACAGTCTTGAAGAAGTTCTGCAATCTGGATGGACGCAAACAGTAGCACCTAATGCTATTAATTTAACAAATGCTGATTTAACTGATAATAACTTTGGGAATTTCCAAAATATCAGCATTAGCGGCATCAAATTTGAAGACAATAACGGCGACGGGATTCAAAATGCTAACGAGACTGGACTAGATAATTGGCAAATCAACTTACTTGATGCTACTACGGAAACTGTCTTAGAAACTACGACAACTACTACAGGTGGCAATTATAGTTTTATCGACCTTGAACCTGGAAATTATCGAGTTAGAGAAGTCAACCAAAATGGATGGTTGCAGACTACTCCTAACCCTAATGATATTGTCGCGGAAAGCGGCAATATATACACGGATATTGATTTTGGAAATCTTCAGAAACTTGCCCAAATAGAAGTTTTAGATCCGACTAACAATAATATTATTGATGGCACTAACAATGCTGTTGATTTCGGGAGTACCTTTGTTAATACTCCTCTCACCAAACGCTTCACTATTAAGAATATAGGCACTGACGATCTTAACCTAAGTATTCCTAGTTTGCCGACTGGTTTTAGTATAGTCGGAAATTTCCCTAATCTTATTGCGCCTAACCAGCTAGTAACATTTGATATTGCCTTAAATGCTGCTAGTATTGGCACTAAAAATGGCATTCTGCAATTTGTCAATTCTGACACCAATAACACACCTTTTGATTTCCCTATTATAGGGACAGTGGTAGGTACTCCCACGCCTACTCCCACACCTACTCCCACAGGAACGCCTACTCCCACACCCATTCCCACAGGAACGCCAACACCAACAGGAACGCCTACTCCCACACCCATTCCCACAGGAACGCCAACACCAACAGGAACGCCTACTCCCACACCCATTCCCACAGGAACGCCAACACCAACAGCAACACCTACTCCCACACCCCTTCCCACAGGAACACCTACTCCCACACCTACTCCCACAGGAACGCCAACACCAACAGGAACGCCAACACCAACAGGAACGCCAACACCAACAGGAACGCCAACACCAACAGGAACGCCAACACCAACAGGAACGCCTACTCCCACACCCATTCCCACAGGCACGCCAACACCAACAGGAACCCCTACTCCCACACCTACTCCTCCAGAAACACCTACTCCCACACCAACAGCAACACCCATTCCAACGTCAACAAATACGCCAATTCCAACACCAACACCTAGCGGTACGCCAACGCCAACAGCAACACCAACACCTAGCGGCACGCCAACGCCAACAGAGACAATAAATTCTTCCCCTTTCTCTTCTTTAACCAACTCAGATATTCCCTGTCTTTGCGGGGAGATAGTGCGTCCCGATCTAAATAAACCCAATGCCGTAGATAATATTATCTACAGCAACAACACTAGCAACAACACTAATAGCATCCAGTTCGGAACACTAGAAAATGATGCTTTTCATGGTAGAGATAGTGGGAATATTTTCCATGCTAAATTAGGCAACGATAACCTTTACGGTGGCAACAGTAAGGACATACTTAACGGCAATGAAGGTAGTGACTTCATTGATGGCAGCAAGGGAAATGATTTCATTTTAGGAGGTAAAAATAATGATATTCTCTTAGGTGGGGAAGGTCAAGATTCTATCTTGGGAAATCGCGGTCAAGATTCAATTAATGGTGGAGAAAAAAATGATTTAATTAATGGCAATCAAGGAGATGATTTTATTGATGGTGGTAAAGGAAATGATTCCCTATTTGGAGGCAAAAATAATGATGTATTAATTGGTAGTAGAGGAGAAGATTCTCTCTGGGGAAACTTAGGGGACGATACTCTGTGCGGTAGTCAAGCTAATGATTATTTGAGTGGTAATGGAAATAACGACATTATTGATGGATGTGGGGGAAATGATACTATCTATGGAGGTAAGGGCAATGACACTCTCTTAGGTTGCGGCGGTGATGATATTTTATATGGAGACTTGGGGAACGATACCCTAATCGGTGACAGTGGGAATGATGTATTTGTATTAGGTGTAGGTCAAGGATTGGACATCATTGCTGATTTTACAAAAGGGGAGGATCTTTTGGGTTTATCAGGGGGTTTAACCTTCAACCAGTTAAATATTACTCAAGTTGAGAGTGCTACTTTAATTAGTAACTCGATTGGTGGGGAAGTCTTGGCATTGCTATCAGGCGTGCAAGCTAGTCAAATAGGAAGTTTTGATTTCAAATTGTAA
- a CDS encoding DALR anticodon-binding domain-containing protein, translating into MHEIPKMQEVGAILVLGVKGILLKLLEAAIASPSIALEEIPLQRTKDFRRVQYISAIALKLAHLWQQPAIEVATQLAAKCQKENENIGFLSKENFTIEVLPSGMILFELTDVSVAAWLQYLTDTPQTLEKRESQIKSASVESDRIFPVQYSHARCCSLLRLADRDRIIELVERDRQTSLAPWQIINPNPIPWLNSNNRLRLIHPAELNLISQLFTTLDTLASLFNGGFEKPLITNKSTDWLKLANTLSDTFQTFYSQCRIWGEVKTETPKLAQARLGLILATQTLLQFILQELLGIIAPLEL; encoded by the coding sequence ATGCACGAGATACCAAAGATGCAGGAGGTGGGTGCGATCTTAGTTTTAGGCGTGAAAGGTATTTTACTGAAACTATTAGAAGCTGCGATCGCATCCCCTTCGATCGCGCTTGAGGAAATACCCTTACAGCGCACTAAAGATTTTAGGCGAGTGCAATACATATCTGCGATCGCGCTTAAACTCGCTCATCTTTGGCAACAACCAGCGATCGAAGTTGCTACCCAGCTTGCAGCTAAATGCCAAAAAGAGAATGAAAATATAGGCTTTTTAAGTAAGGAAAATTTCACCATTGAAGTTTTGCCATCGGGGATGATTTTGTTTGAATTAACCGATGTAAGTGTAGCCGCCTGGTTGCAATACCTCACTGACACCCCACAGACGTTAGAAAAGAGAGAGAGTCAAATTAAATCCGCCTCTGTGGAAAGCGATCGCATCTTTCCAGTTCAATATAGCCATGCTCGTTGCTGTTCCCTGTTGCGACTAGCTGACCGCGATCGGATTATAGAGCTTGTGGAGCGCGATCGGCAAACCAGCCTCGCACCTTGGCAGATTATCAATCCCAACCCCATACCCTGGCTAAATTCTAACAACCGTCTGCGATTAATACATCCCGCAGAACTCAATTTAATTTCCCAATTATTTACAACTTTAGACACTCTAGCTTCCCTTTTTAACGGAGGTTTTGAAAAGCCGCTAATCACCAATAAATCAACAGATTGGCTCAAATTAGCCAATACTTTAAGCGATACTTTCCAGACGTTTTATAGTCAATGTCGCATTTGGGGAGAAGTGAAGACAGAAACACCAAAACTTGCTCAAGCAAGGTTAGGTTTAATACTAGCAACTCAAACTTTACTACAATTTATACTGCAAGAACTATTAGGTATAATCGCTCCTCTGGAACTGTAA
- a CDS encoding GH116 family glycosyl hydrolase, with protein sequence MSDRTSNPNIPPQTWNRPIGLGWDNPYTVRYPSNLDDGPWHGMPLGGFGAGCIGRSHRGDFNLWHIDGGEHVFRSLPACQFSVFEEIDGKKQAYALSTEPPTDGSLSAWKWYPSELKIKNEKLKSEEQNSDSSLSTGSYHALYPRSWFVYENVFQAQLSCEQFSPIWAGNYQESSYPVAIFEWIAHNPTDRPITLSIMLTWQNTVGWFTNANKSPEIKVRDDGSPVYEYNSRWGESGGNFNRLVEDFHRIGCVMTRLSASEEVKEGEGQWAIATVANAAVEVFYQTRWNPAGSGEDIWRPFSQEGFLLDDPDETPAAGGEQLACAIAVRFTIRPGKTRKIPFILAWDFPITEFAPEVWYYRRYTDFFGRNGKNVWSIIRTAMKHSDTWRENIQAWQQPILAREDLPDIIKMAMFNELYALTDGGTLWSAADERDPKGQFAVLECIDYRWYESLDVRLYGSFALLMLWPELDKAVLLAFARAIFTGDDTPRVIGWNQASAVRKIAGATPHDLGAPNEHPWEKTNYTSYQDCNLWKDLPCDFVLQVYRDFLLTGSTDYEFLQECWPAIVEALAYLKTFDLDGDGIPENSGAPDQTFDDWQMRGVSAYCGGLWLAALEAAIAIGSLLIKHQSSVEELNQSPITNFNKDFKDVSLFPITNYQLPITNYQNWLEQAKPIYQQRLWNGQYYRLDSESGSDVVMADQLCGQFYARLLGLPDIVPEECAISALETVYESCFIKFNQGEFGAANGVMLDGSPEKPGATHPLEVWTGINFGLAAFMMQMGMKEKALELTEVVVKQIYANGLQFRTPEAITATGTFRASHYLRAMAIWAIYYELLIVNC encoded by the coding sequence ATGAGCGATCGCACATCTAACCCCAACATCCCCCCCCAAACCTGGAACCGTCCTATCGGCCTGGGTTGGGACAATCCCTACACCGTCCGTTACCCCAGCAATCTCGACGATGGCCCCTGGCATGGAATGCCCCTGGGCGGCTTTGGTGCCGGCTGTATCGGGCGATCGCATCGCGGCGACTTCAACCTCTGGCATATCGATGGTGGCGAGCACGTTTTCCGCAGTTTACCCGCTTGTCAATTCAGCGTCTTTGAAGAAATTGACGGCAAAAAACAAGCTTATGCCTTATCTACAGAACCCCCTACAGATGGTAGTTTATCTGCTTGGAAATGGTATCCGAGCGAATTAAAAATTAAAAATGAAAAATTAAAAAGTGAGGAGCAAAATTCAGATTCAAGCCTGAGCACTGGTAGTTATCATGCACTTTATCCTCGCAGTTGGTTTGTTTATGAAAATGTCTTTCAAGCACAATTAAGCTGCGAACAATTTTCGCCAATTTGGGCGGGAAACTATCAGGAAAGTAGTTATCCAGTCGCCATCTTTGAATGGATCGCCCACAATCCCACAGATCGACCAATTACTCTCAGCATCATGCTGACTTGGCAGAATACAGTTGGCTGGTTTACTAATGCCAATAAATCCCCAGAAATTAAAGTCAGAGATGATGGCAGTCCTGTTTATGAATATAATTCTCGCTGGGGTGAAAGTGGGGGAAATTTCAATCGCTTAGTAGAAGATTTCCACCGCATCGGCTGCGTGATGACGCGATTGAGTGCATCAGAAGAAGTAAAAGAAGGCGAAGGACAATGGGCGATCGCGACAGTCGCCAATGCCGCCGTAGAAGTATTTTATCAAACCCGTTGGAACCCAGCAGGCAGCGGCGAAGATATTTGGCGGCCCTTCTCACAAGAAGGCTTCTTGCTAGACGATCCCGATGAAACACCAGCCGCAGGAGGAGAACAATTAGCCTGCGCGATCGCAGTTAGATTTACAATTAGACCGGGAAAAACTCGCAAGATTCCCTTTATTTTAGCTTGGGATTTTCCGATCACCGAATTTGCGCCCGAAGTTTGGTATTACCGCCGCTACACAGATTTCTTTGGTCGCAATGGCAAAAATGTCTGGTCAATAATTCGTACTGCTATGAAGCATTCGGATACTTGGCGAGAAAATATTCAAGCTTGGCAACAGCCAATTTTAGCCAGGGAAGACTTGCCAGATATCATAAAAATGGCAATGTTTAACGAACTCTATGCCCTAACTGATGGTGGCACACTTTGGAGTGCCGCTGACGAACGCGATCCCAAAGGTCAATTTGCAGTTTTAGAGTGCATAGATTATCGTTGGTACGAGAGTTTAGATGTGCGTCTTTACGGTTCTTTTGCCTTGTTAATGCTGTGGCCAGAATTAGATAAGGCAGTGCTTTTAGCCTTTGCTAGAGCGATTTTCACGGGAGACGATACCCCTAGAGTTATTGGCTGGAATCAAGCCTCAGCCGTGCGGAAAATTGCCGGGGCTACACCCCACGATTTAGGAGCTCCCAACGAACACCCTTGGGAGAAAACTAACTATACAAGCTATCAAGATTGCAATTTGTGGAAAGATTTACCTTGCGATTTTGTCTTGCAAGTTTATCGAGATTTCTTATTAACTGGTAGCACAGATTACGAGTTTTTACAAGAGTGTTGGCCAGCAATTGTGGAAGCTTTAGCTTATCTCAAAACCTTTGATTTAGACGGCGATGGGATTCCTGAAAATTCAGGTGCCCCCGATCAGACTTTTGATGATTGGCAGATGCGGGGCGTGAGTGCCTATTGCGGCGGGTTGTGGTTAGCGGCGTTAGAAGCTGCGATCGCGATCGGTTCTTTACTGATTAAACATCAAAGTAGTGTAGAAGAATTAAACCAATCACCAATTACCAATTTTAACAAGGATTTCAAGGATGTAAGTCTCTTTCCAATTACCAATTACCAATTACCAATTACCAATTACCAAAATTGGTTAGAACAAGCTAAACCAATCTATCAACAAAGACTGTGGAATGGGCAATATTACCGATTAGATAGCGAAAGCGGTTCAGATGTGGTAATGGCAGATCAGTTATGCGGTCAATTCTATGCACGTTTATTAGGATTGCCCGATATTGTACCAGAAGAATGTGCGATCAGCGCCTTAGAAACAGTGTATGAATCTTGTTTTATCAAGTTCAATCAAGGTGAGTTTGGTGCAGCTAATGGCGTTATGCTTGATGGTTCGCCAGAAAAGCCAGGTGCAACTCATCCTCTAGAAGTTTGGACGGGAATTAATTTTGGTTTAGCTGCTTTTATGATGCAGATGGGGATGAAGGAAAAAGCTTTAGAATTGACGGAGGTAGTTGTCAAGCAAATTTATGCAAATGGTTTGCAATTTCGGACACCTGAAGCAATTACAGCAACGGGTACATTTAGGGCTAGCCATTATTTAAGGGCGATGGCAATTTGGGCAATTTATTATGAATTGTTAATTGTTAACTGTTAA
- a CDS encoding GAF domain-containing protein, which translates to MPTPKPTSQEANSHSVKALLSADIPRTKNGNGSLVEPNMEQLLQALAAQVPSHSAQIEQLKVWKQYLERLFQFQRSSRVLMAVMEPETFILRYANSAFCRLAGLEGTHEGTDFGGLLTGLGIGLLDLFEDWDGRTAEQLYRRHILYWVFKQLYQIDLESLRVLDEPVMATVKSPLHREHRFVEFWLGSEELKVTRIDPKIDEFSDFHLKLMPASEREAWLMQPNQLATLADRLRLENYRVEGLLLLEGFDVTGQEQIRRLTQLLIDRDSILRPEKFKKIDKRLRSLFGADGSILLRTDGSEAQLFICKDGHDIRPTVYALQSLEGSHFLQATAANQVWNVPDLRRECETECDRYLRKMGVRSMLLIPLVVKTINREGGGNQILGVVGLTCDRPNHFNGIDCQHAQELIPAFIAALRQAIQQRFTHIHNIHPAVEWRFVQEAERRSWGLPPETIVFSEVYPLYGISDIRGSSEERNRAIQGDLLEQFRLGLAIVEALCTTQGTPLGEQLRLDMLDYIKHLQEKVTVDMEVRAAEYLSEHLEVYFDHFMQCGPEVQAALEAYQAACKNEHQCVYGERTRYDEMLSLITANLQETWAKWQERMQQIIPHYCDIECTDGMDHMIYIGKSIDSKFTPFHLHSLRYEQLRAVCDCARAAFRLQADAKINLQLAHLILVQNTTINIFHNENTEKMFDVQGTRDIRYELVKKRIEKAVDKDAQERITQSGMLTIVYSNEDEWEEYRQYLRYLAREGCVESKIQTGMVEPLQGVSGLRFGRVRILPFPEVASEVSEVTVINESGNIIPVNC; encoded by the coding sequence ATGCCGACCCCGAAGCCGACATCCCAAGAAGCCAATAGCCACTCTGTTAAAGCGTTACTTTCCGCAGATATTCCTCGGACTAAAAACGGTAACGGCAGCTTGGTTGAGCCAAATATGGAACAATTATTACAAGCTTTGGCGGCACAGGTGCCAAGTCACTCTGCCCAAATCGAACAATTGAAAGTTTGGAAACAATACCTAGAGCGCCTTTTTCAATTTCAGCGTTCTAGCCGGGTGTTAATGGCTGTCATGGAACCGGAGACTTTTATTCTGCGTTATGCTAACTCGGCTTTCTGTCGGTTGGCGGGTTTGGAAGGAACCCACGAGGGAACTGATTTTGGTGGTTTGTTGACAGGATTGGGTATCGGGTTGCTGGATTTGTTTGAAGACTGGGACGGCCGGACAGCGGAGCAGCTATACCGCCGTCATATTTTGTACTGGGTATTCAAACAGCTATATCAGATTGACCTGGAAAGTTTGCGAGTGCTTGATGAACCCGTAATGGCTACTGTCAAAAGTCCGCTGCACCGAGAGCATCGGTTTGTGGAATTTTGGTTGGGTTCCGAAGAGCTAAAAGTTACTCGCATTGACCCGAAAATAGATGAGTTTTCGGATTTTCATCTAAAGTTAATGCCAGCCTCGGAGCGGGAAGCTTGGCTAATGCAGCCTAATCAATTGGCAACTTTGGCGGATAGACTGCGGTTAGAAAATTACCGTGTGGAAGGTCTGTTGCTGTTAGAAGGTTTTGATGTCACGGGACAGGAACAAATTCGGCGGTTGACGCAGTTATTGATAGATAGAGATTCAATTCTAAGACCGGAAAAGTTTAAGAAAATAGATAAACGTTTGCGATCGCTCTTTGGCGCAGATGGTAGCATTCTTTTGCGGACTGATGGCTCCGAAGCGCAACTCTTTATCTGCAAAGACGGTCACGATATCAGGCCGACAGTGTATGCGTTACAGTCTCTCGAAGGTTCTCACTTTTTGCAGGCAACGGCGGCTAATCAAGTCTGGAACGTGCCTGATTTGCGGCGGGAGTGCGAAACGGAGTGCGATCGCTACTTACGGAAAATGGGAGTGCGATCGATGTTGCTAATTCCCTTAGTGGTGAAAACTATCAATCGCGAAGGGGGAGGAAATCAGATTTTAGGAGTAGTGGGATTAACGTGCGATCGCCCCAACCATTTTAACGGTATCGACTGCCAACACGCTCAAGAACTAATTCCCGCCTTCATTGCGGCCCTACGGCAAGCCATTCAGCAGCGCTTCACCCACATCCACAACATCCATCCCGCCGTCGAGTGGCGGTTCGTACAGGAAGCAGAGCGACGCAGTTGGGGCCTACCACCGGAGACAATAGTTTTTAGCGAAGTATATCCCCTTTATGGTATCTCCGATATTCGCGGCTCCTCAGAAGAGCGCAACCGTGCCATTCAAGGCGACTTGCTCGAACAATTTCGTCTAGGCTTAGCGATCGTTGAGGCTTTGTGTACAACTCAAGGTACTCCCTTGGGAGAACAACTTCGACTGGATATGCTGGACTATATCAAGCATTTGCAGGAAAAAGTAACTGTAGATATGGAAGTCCGAGCCGCAGAGTATCTGAGCGAGCATTTAGAAGTATATTTTGACCATTTTATGCAGTGCGGGCCGGAGGTGCAAGCAGCACTGGAAGCTTACCAAGCAGCTTGCAAAAACGAACATCAATGCGTTTATGGCGAACGGACTCGCTATGATGAAATGCTCAGTTTAATTACTGCTAATTTGCAGGAAACTTGGGCAAAATGGCAAGAGCGGATGCAGCAAATTATCCCCCATTATTGCGATATTGAATGCACCGATGGCATGGATCACATGATTTATATCGGCAAGTCAATTGATAGTAAATTTACTCCCTTTCACTTGCACAGTCTGCGTTATGAACAATTAAGAGCTGTTTGCGATTGTGCTAGAGCTGCTTTTCGCTTACAAGCTGATGCTAAAATCAATTTACAACTAGCTCATTTAATTTTAGTACAGAATACAACGATCAACATTTTTCACAACGAAAATACTGAAAAAATGTTTGATGTCCAAGGCACTCGCGATATTCGCTACGAACTTGTTAAAAAACGGATTGAAAAAGCGGTTGATAAAGACGCTCAAGAACGAATTACGCAGTCTGGAATGCTAACTATTGTTTATTCTAATGAGGATGAGTGGGAAGAATATCGGCAATATTTACGCTATCTAGCTCGCGAGGGTTGTGTGGAGTCAAAAATTCAAACTGGTATGGTAGAACCGCTGCAAGGAGTGAGTGGTTTGAGGTTTGGTCGCGTGCGTATTCTTCCTTTTCCTGAAGTTGCTTCTGAGGTAAGTGAAGTAACTGTTATCAATGAATCGGGAAATATAATACCTGTTAACTGTTAA
- a CDS encoding thiol-disulfide oxidoreductase DCC family protein: MTYYVIYDGNCNLCVTLVQLLENLDKGQEFQYIPMQDKEKLYKFEITPQDCEMGMILIDGNAPDRRWQGSNAAEEIGRLLPAGNIFVATYRAMPGLKWVGDRIYEQVRDNRYTLFGKRSTTYESTYPISCSLKGNCQP; this comes from the coding sequence ATGACTTACTACGTAATCTACGACGGCAATTGCAATCTCTGCGTTACCTTAGTACAACTACTTGAAAACTTAGATAAAGGTCAAGAATTTCAGTATATACCTATGCAAGACAAAGAAAAGTTATACAAATTTGAGATAACGCCTCAAGACTGCGAAATGGGCATGATCTTAATAGATGGAAACGCACCAGATCGCCGCTGGCAAGGCAGCAACGCCGCTGAAGAAATCGGTCGCTTACTGCCAGCAGGAAATATATTTGTTGCCACTTATCGCGCAATGCCAGGTCTGAAATGGGTAGGCGATCGCATCTACGAACAAGTCCGCGATAACCGCTATACGCTATTTGGCAAACGATCTACAACATACGAATCAACTTATCCAATTAGTTGCAGTCTCAAAGGAAATTGCCAGCCTTAA